The proteins below are encoded in one region of Micromonospora pisi:
- a CDS encoding DUF397 domain-containing protein, translating into MDVTGARWRKSTKSGNNGGDCVEVADNLAGVVLVRDTKDRDGGTLTFAPDAWRAFVGLAKQS; encoded by the coding sequence ATGGACGTGACCGGCGCGCGGTGGCGCAAGAGCACGAAGAGCGGCAACAACGGCGGCGACTGCGTCGAGGTCGCGGACAACCTCGCGGGTGTCGTGCTGGTCCGGGACACGAAGGACCGTGACGGCGGCACGCTGACCTTCGCTCCCGACGCATGGCGGGCGTTCGTCGGGCTGGCGAAGCAGAGCTGA
- a CDS encoding DUF5753 domain-containing protein, with the protein MNHVLQVAMAEAGETAESLAAQVGVDPKTAARWLNPGRIPRPRRRAQIAEILRRDIGDLWPDVLKRKEPAWFRQWADIEREAIALRTFQLSWIPGLFQTEAYARATLAGEAFTPSEVEDLVSARIARQVILRRERPPLLIAVIDAMVLHRSAYGDRKLMREQCLHLAECAELPSVQVHIVPLNVGMYPGLGGPFAIADLSDGGKRIVHVDSQAPAQFLERPEDVATLDRRWERIRGEALPRAQSLDLIREAATSWT; encoded by the coding sequence ATGAACCACGTACTACAGGTGGCAATGGCCGAGGCGGGGGAGACGGCGGAGTCGCTCGCCGCCCAGGTAGGTGTCGACCCGAAGACGGCGGCGCGTTGGCTCAACCCGGGACGCATTCCCCGTCCGAGGCGGCGGGCGCAGATCGCGGAGATCCTTAGGCGGGACATTGGGGACCTTTGGCCGGACGTCCTCAAGCGTAAGGAGCCCGCGTGGTTCCGGCAGTGGGCGGACATCGAGCGTGAAGCGATCGCCCTGCGTACCTTCCAACTGTCCTGGATTCCGGGCCTGTTCCAGACCGAGGCGTACGCGCGGGCCACGCTGGCAGGCGAGGCGTTCACGCCCAGCGAGGTCGAGGACCTGGTCTCCGCGCGGATCGCCCGCCAGGTCATCCTGCGCCGGGAGCGTCCGCCCCTGCTGATCGCTGTCATCGACGCGATGGTTCTGCACCGGTCCGCCTACGGGGACCGGAAACTGATGCGCGAGCAGTGCCTCCACCTGGCCGAGTGCGCCGAGCTTCCCTCTGTCCAGGTGCACATTGTGCCGCTCAACGTCGGCATGTATCCGGGCCTCGGCGGACCGTTCGCGATCGCCGACCTGTCGGACGGCGGCAAGCGGATCGTGCACGTCGACAGCCAGGCCCCCGCGCAGTTCCTGGAACGGCCAGAGGACGTTGCTACGCTTGACCGACGGTGGGAACGCATCCGGGGGGAGGCACTCCCGCGAGCGCAGTCCCTAGACCTGATCAGGGAAGCGGCGACATCATGGACGTGA